One region of Pagrus major chromosome 5, Pma_NU_1.0 genomic DNA includes:
- the aebp1b gene encoding adipocyte enhancer-binding protein 1 produces the protein MKSQTVVVSVALLALCCLLIPRGGESAGGILSLRQTEEERQAGDQLRDESLDDPESEQGLVVDPLGSSNKHKRDTDEAAQTGLLGRVRRAPEEGKKKKKDKKKNKDPNATKKPKTDKKGKKKDRQTTTTLPPTTTPIPTEPPTEPYTDYPYPDVDEYWKPDDDYWEADPTPSGPEPETTMTDLPYDYWKPEEKDPAAPVTDAYEDYWKPEEKELSSPAPDNYDDYWKPEEKELSTPMPDNYDDYWKPEEKDLYTPVTDNYDSYWQEVDPTPPAPEVDGKAGTDDSDYWDATFEAPDNLPFPDGKEVSPEIKVETLPEEPTTATPYEGTWYDDYDEYGRRKEDETDDKWMEKERERAQKEREKQERERVQKLKEAEERARNRPRVFKEPKKCPPLGMESHKIEPDQLTASSMSQYSFAPQRARLNMQGSDEEDDMRGGAWCANSEDSIHWFEIDARKETEFTGVITQGRDSAIENDFVTSYLLAFSNDSREWTTIHDGYADWLFFGNSDKDVPVMNQLAEPVLARYIRIIPQSWNGSLCMRLEVLGCPVHDPADVQYRQNEVTPVDYLKFKHHSYTDMVTLMKSVHDECPNITSIYSLGRSSKGREIMAMIISGNPTEHEIGEPEFRFTAGLHGNEAVGREMILLLMQYLCKEYKDRNPRAQQLVEGIRIHLVPSLNPDGHEEAFEAGSELSGWTTGHFTNDGVDIFQNFPDLNSILWDAEEKGMVPKLTPNHHIPIPESFDFNSSIAVETRAIISWMKSYPFVLGANFQGGESIVAYPYDSLRLNKPTESQKPHSRKKRQYEDEGFDVTEWGRGYQEAPEEDWRGRGYAEPEEEWRGQGYDRGYGHGYDHGYDHGYDHGHGHDHGHDPGYDHSYNQGYNQGYGHREEEEDDRGRSAGYQHSEPEDEPRVIADESLFRWLAVSYASTHLTMTHNYHGSCHGGTPAGGHGIVNRAKWKPVTGSMNDFSYLNTNCFELSVFLGCDKFPHQNELVHEWEKNREAMLIFMEQVHRGIRGIVKDQQGNAIANATVSVEGINHDVTTAPTGDYWRMLNPGEYRVTARAEGFSPVTKLCVVGYQSGATACSFNLAKSNWDRIKQIMALHGNKPIRLSYSNNRVQNPAVTNGNRHVVDSNNGYSENSRISAERRRRLRIARLRRLRQQRLMRLRTTTTLPPTTTIPTTPETTTSWYDSWVIGEGQSSTPGGFTDSILDYNYEYKIDDY, from the exons ATGAAAAGCCAGACTGTGGTTGTGTCTGTGGCTCTGCTGGCCCTGTGCTGCCTGCTGATCCCCAGAGGAGGGGAGAGTGCTGGGGGGATACTTTCTCTCCGGCAGACTGAAGAGGAGAGGCAGGCAGGGGATCAGCTGCGAGATGAGTCCCTGGATGACCCAGAAAGTGAGCAGGGACTTGTAGTGGATCCACTGGGAAGCAGCAACAAGCACAAGAGAGACACAGATGAGGCTGCACAGACAG GTTTGTTGGGCAGGGTGAGGAGAGCACCAGAGGAAggcaaaaagaagaagaaggacaagaagaagaataagGACCCCAACGCCACCAAAAAGCCCAAAACTGACAAGAAGGGAAAGAAGAAGGACAGGCAGACGACCACAACTctaccaccaacaacaacac CCATCCCGACTGAACCACCCACTGAGCCATATACAGACTACCCCTATCCTGATGTTG acGAGTATTGGAAACCAGACGATGACTACTGGGAGGCTGATCCCACACCATCCGGGCCTGAGCCTGAGACTACAATGACAGATCTTCCGTATGACTACTGGaaaccagaagagaaagaccCAGCTGCTCCAGTCACAGACGCTTATGAAGATTACTGGaaaccagaagagaaagagctgtCCAGTCCAGCACCTGACAACTATGATGACTACTGGAAACCAGAGGAGAAAGAGCTGTCCACTCCAATGCCTGACAACTATGATGACTACTGGAAaccagaggagaaagatctaTACACTCCTGTGACTGACAACTATGACAGCTACTGGCAAGAGGTGGACCCAACCCCCCCTGCGCCTGAGGTTGATGGGAAGGCAGGGACAGATGACAGTGATTACTGGGATGCCACAT TTGAGGCTCCAGATAATCTTCCATTCCCTGATGGTAAAGAGGTCAGCCCTGAAATCAAAGTAGAAACCCTACCAG AGGAGCCGACAACCGCTACTCCCTATGAAGGGACGTGGTATGATGATTACGACGAATATGGAA GGAGGAAAGAAGACGAGACAGACGACAAATggatggagaaggagagggagagagctcaaaaagaaagagagaagcaggAGAGAG AGAGAGTGCAGAAGctgaaggaggcagaggagcggGCCAGGAACAGACCTCGTGTCTTCAAAGAGCCAAAGA AGTGTCCTCCCCTGGGGATGGAGTCTCATAAGATCGAGCCAGACCAGCTCACAGCCTCCTCTATGTCTCAGTATAGCTTTGCACCTCAGAGGGCGCGCCTCAACATGCAG GGCTCAGACGAAGAAGATGACATGAGAGGGGGAGCGTGGTGTGCAAACTCAGAGGACAGCATTCACTGGTTTGAGATCGATGCTCGCAAGGAGACAGAGTTCACAGGGGTCATAACTCAAGGACGAGACTCTGCTATTGA GAATGACTTTGTGACGTCGTACTTACTGGCTTTCAGCAATGACAGCAGAGAATGGACCACCATCCACGATGGATACGCTGACTGg TTATTCTTTGGAAACAGTGATAAGGACGTTCCAGTGATGAACCAGCTGGCAGAGCCCGTGCTCGCCCGTTACATCCGAATCATCCCTCAGAGCTGGAATGGCTCTCTGTGTATGAGGCTGGAGGTCCTCGGCTGCCCCGTGCATG ATCCAGCTGATGTTCAGTACAGGCAAAACGAAGTGACTCCGGTCGATTATTTGAAGTTCAAACATCACAGTTACACAGACATGGTTACA CTTATGAAGTCAGTGCACGACGAGTGTCCCAACATCACCAGCATCTACAGCCTGGGCCGCAGCTCTAAGGGACGGGAAATCATGGCCATGATCATCTCTGGCAACCCAACAGAGCATGAAATAG GTGAGCCAGAGTTTCGCTTCACGGCGGGTCTCCACGGAAACGAGGCTGTGGGTCGGGAGATGATCCTGCTTCTCATGCAGTACCTGTGCAAAGAGTACAAAGACAGAAACCCCAGAGCCCAGCAGCTGGTGGAGGGAATACGCATCCACCTGGTGCCCTCACTCAACCCTGACGGACACGAGGAAGCTTTTGAGGCG GGATCAGAGCTGAGTGGATGGACCACGGGGCACTTCACCAACGACGGCGTTGACATCTTTCAGAACTTCCCCGACCTGAATAGTATCCTGTGGGATGCTGAAGAAAAGGGCATGGTGCCAAAACTCACCCCCAATCACCACATACCCATACCAGAGAGCTTTGATTTCAACAGCTCG attGCTGTGGAAACCAGGGCCATAATCTCCTGGATGAAAAGCTATCCATTTGTGTTGGGTGCGAACTTCCAGGGTGGGGAGTCAATTGTTGCCTATCCTTATGACAGCTTACGTCTCAACAAGCCTACCGAGAGCCAGAAACCACACAGCCGCAAGAAGAGACA GTATGAAGATGAAGGTTTTGATGTGACAGAGTGGGGACGGGGCTATCAAGAGGCACCAGAGGAGGACTGGAGAGGAAGGGGATACGCAGAGCCtgaggaggagtggaggggCCAAGGCTATGACCGTGGTTACGGCCACGGCTACGACCACGGCTATGACCACGGCTACGACCACGGCCATGGCCACGACCACGGCCACGACCCTGGCTATGACCACAGTTACAACCAAGGTTACAACCAAGGTTACggccacagagaggaggaagaggatgataGAGGAAGAAGCGCCGGCTACCAGCACTCTGAGCCTGAGGATGAGCCTCGGGTGATAGCAGACGAGTCCCTGTTCAGGTGGTTGGCTGTCTCGTACGCCTCTACACACCTGACCATGACACACAACTACCACGGCTCCTGCCACGGAGGCACTCCTGCAGGGGGGCACGGCATCGTCAACCGGGCCAAATGGAAGCCAGTCACAGGAA GTATGAATGATTTCAGCTATctgaacacaaactgttttgAGTTGTCGGTATTCCTGGGATGTGATAAGTTCCCTCATCAGAATGAGTTGGTGCATGAGTGGGAGAAGAACAGAGAAGCCATGCTCATCTTCATGGAGCAG GTGCATCGTGGCATTAGGGGCATTGTGAAGGACCAGCAGGGGAACGCCATTGCAAATGCCACAGTGTCTGTAGAGGGAATAAACCATGATGTCACCACAG CACCAACAGGGGACTACTGGCGAATGCTCAACCCGGGCGAGTACCGTGTGACAGCTCGAGCTGAGGGCTTCTCCCCTGTGACCAAACTCTGTGTGGTGGGTTACCAGTCAGGAGCAACCGCCTGCAGCTTCAACCTGGCCAAGTCCAACTGGGACCGCATTaaacag ATCATGGCCCTCCACGGCAACAAGCCAATCCGACTCAGCTACAGTAACAACAGAGTACAGAACCCTGCAGTCACTAACGGCAACAGGCATGTGGTTGACAGCAACAACGGGTATTCAGAGAACTCACGAATCAGCGCCGAGAGGCGGAGGAGGCTCAGGATAGCTCGTCTCCGTCGCCTTCGCCAACAGAGATTAATGAGGTTAAGAACGACAACGACATTACCCCCAACAACCACAATTCCCACAACGCCAGAGACCACCACATCCTGGTACGACTCGTGGGTCATAGGGGAGGGACAGTCCTCAACCCCTGGCGGTTTCACAGACTCCATCCTGGATTATAACTATGAGTACAAGATCGATGACTATTAA
- the pold2 gene encoding DNA polymerase delta subunit 2, which translates to MFSDLSAQTEGSSLLCRPASEEQGPVFERMSLSYNPCSEQYRVGERSFSRQYAHIYAARLMQMRPLLSERAQQKWGSNVLIRRLCDLQTGEQCCIVGTLFKRMDLQPSILREISDEHNLLPQPARAKFISETDELILEDELQRIKLEGKIDRDKCVTGSVIAIYGAERNDGKFTVEDFCMADLPLQTPRPALSSDRFVLLASGLGLGSSHADSMLGLQLLIDMVTGQLGDQGEQSGAATISRVLLAGNLLSQSTQDKDASTKPKYLTKKTQAGSVEAIRLLDELLLQLVASLPVDVMPGQYDPTNYTLPQQPLHRCMFPLSSVYPTLQLSSNPYVANIDGVRFLGTSGQNVSDIQKYSSMDSHLEILEETLRLRHLAPTAPDTLGCYPFYQKDPFILEECPHVYFSGSAPTFDSKLVKGPDGQEVLLVTIPEFSSTQTACLVNLRTLECEPVSFSAFSADEDEDSEMNISH; encoded by the exons ATGTTCTCCGACCTGAGCGCCCAGACGGAgggctcctctctgctctgccgCCCTGCCTCCGAGGAGCAGGGCCCGGTGTTTGAGAGGATGTCGCTGTCCTACAATCCCTGCTCGGAGCAATACAGAGTCGGGGAGAGGAGTTTCAGTCGCCAGTATGCTCATATTTACGCAGCACGACTCATGCAGATGAGGCCATTGCTGTCAGAGAGAGCCCAGCAGAAGTGGG GATCAAATGTGCTCATCAGGAGGCTGTGTGATCTCCAGACAGGGGAGcagtgttgcattgtgggaaccTTGTTTAAGCGTATGGACTTGCAGCCATCTATTCTGAGAGAGATCAGCGATGAG caCAACTTGCTGCCCCAGCCTGCAAGAGCCAAATTCATCAGTGAGACAGACGAGCTCATTCTGGAGGACGAGCTGCAAAGGATCAAACTGGAGGGCAAAATTGACAGAGACAAGTGTGTCACAG GTAGCGTTATTGCAATATATGGAGCTGAAAGGAATGATGGGAAGTTCACAGTTGAGGACTTTTGCATGGCCGATCTTCCTCTGCAGACACCAAGGCCTGCACTCAGCTCTGACag GTTTGTGCTCCTGGCCTCAGGACTTGGTCTTGGCAGTAGTCACGCCGACAGCATGCTGGGGCTACAGTTGCTAATTGACATGGTGACCGGGCAACTCGGCGATCAGGGGGAGCAGAGCGGGGCGGCGACCATTTCTAGGGTCCTACTGGCTGGAAACCTGCTTAGCCAAAGCACCCAGGACAAGGATGCCTCGACGAAG CCCAAGTACCTCACCAAGAAGACTCAGGCTGGTAGTGTGGAGGCCATTCGTCTGCTGGATGAGCTGCTGCTTCAGCTCGTG GCCTCACTTCCAGTGGATGTTATGCCGGGCCAGTATGACCCCACCAACTATACCCTCCCACAGCAGCCTCTCCATCGCTGTATGTTCCCCCTGTCCTCAGTGTACCCCACACTACAGTTGTCCTCCAATCCATACGTAGCTAACATTGATGGAGTGAG GTTCTTGGGCACATCAGGTCAGAATGTCAGTGACATTCAGAAGTACAGCAGCATGGACAGTCACCTGGAAATACTGGAGGAGACGCTACGACTCAGACACCTGGCACCCACAGCGCCTGATACACTTG GTTGTTACCCATTTTACCAAAAAGACCCTTTCATCTTGGAGGAGTGTCCCCACGTTTACTTCAGTGGCAGCGCTCCAACCTTTGATTCCAAGCTCGTCAAAG GTCCTGATGGCCAGGAGGTCCTTTTGGTCACTATTCCAGAGTTCAGTAGCACCCAGACAGCCTGCCTAGTCAATTTACGTACTCTTGAGTGTGAGCCTGTTAGCTTCTCGGCTTTCTCCGCTGACGAGGATGAGGACAGTGAGATGAACATCAGCCACTGA
- the nono gene encoding non-POU domain-containing octamer-binding protein: MQGNRGPQQNHGPNRQGEQRRPGGNTNGQQPDPSEQTSPNEALTLDLQSFRKPGEKTFTQRSRLFVGNLPTGVTEEELEKLFAKYGKANEIFINKDRGFGFIRLETRIIAEIARAELDDTPFRGRPIRVRFATHGAALSVKNLPEFVSNELLEEAFAVFGQIERAVVIVDDRGRPTGKGIVEYTSKPAARKALDKCGDGAYLLTAFPRPITVEPMDQLDEEEGLSEKLINKNQQYHKEREQPPRFAQPGSFEYEYAMRWKALMEMEKQQYDMVDRNMKEAQEKLEAEMEAARHEHQVMLMRQDLLRRQEELRRMEELHSQEVQKRKQAEIRQEEERRRREEEMRMRNEEMMKRQQEGFRGNFNENREQDMRMHMGNHGMPMNRTSLGGNSGPAGGAAGMAAENTPMMAGPGNNNNMPGGGQGGFPRGLPGPGDYGPNKQRRF, from the coding sequence ATGCAAGGAAATAGAGGCCCCCAGCAGAATCATGGCCCCAACCGCCAGGGAGAGCAGAGAAGACCCGGAGGAAACACGAACGGGCAGCAGCCTGATCCCAGCGAACAGACTAGCCCCAATGAGGCCTTAACCCTGGACCTGCAGAGCTTCAGGAAGCCCGGGGAGAAAACCTTCACTCAGCGCAGCAGGCTGTTTGTAGGTAACCTTCCGACCGGAGTCACTGAGGAGGAACTCGAGAAGCTGTTCGCCAAGTACGGCAAGGCCAATGAGATCTTTATTAACAAGGATAGGGGCTTCGGCTTCATCCGGCTGGAGACCAGGATCATTGCAGAGATTGCCAGAGCCGAGCTGGATGATACTCCGTTCAGAGGCAGGCCCATCCGGGTGAGATTTGCAACACACGGTGCTGCTTTAAGTGTGAAAAATCTGCCAGAGTTTGTGTCCAACGAGCTGCTGGAAGAAGCCTTCGCTGTGTTTGGTCAGATAGAGAGAGCAGTGGTCATAGTGGATGACCGAGGGAGGCCCACAGGGAAGGGGATAGTGGAGTACACCTCAAAGCCAGCTGCAAGAAAGGCTTTGGATAAGTGTGGTGATGGTGCCTATCTTCTCACAGCTTTCCCTCGACCTATCACAGTGGAACCTATGGACCAGTTGGATGAGGAGGAAGGACTGTCAGAAAAGCTCATAAACAAAAACCAGCAGTATCACAAAGAGCGCGAGCAGCCTCCACGATTTGCTCAGCCGGGCTCCTTCGAGTATGAGTATGCCATGCGTTGGAAGGCtctgatggagatggagaagcaGCAGTATGACATGGTGGACCGCAACATGAAGGAGGCTCAGGAGAAGCTTGAAGCTGAGATGGAGGCGGCCAGACACGAGCATCAGGTGATGCTGATGAGGCAGGACCTGCTGAGGCGCCAGGAGGAGCTGCGGAGGATGGAGGAGCTCCACAGTCAGGAGGTGCAGAAGAGGAAACAGGCCGAGATCCGGCAGGAGGAGGAACGccgaaggagagaggaggagatgaggatgCGCAACGAGGAGATGATGAAGAGGCAGCAGGAGGGCTTCAGGGGCAACTTCAATGAAAACAGGGAGCAAGACATGAGGATGCATATGGGCAATCACGGGATGCCCATGAACAGAACCTCGCTGGGTGGCAATTCTGgtcctgctggtggtgctgccGGCATGGCTGCTGAGAATACTCCAATGATGGCCGGgccaggaaacaacaacaacatgccaGGAGGAGGCCAGGGTGGCTTCCCCAGAGGCCTCCCCGGGCCTGGAGACTATGGACCTAACAAACAGCGCAGATTTTGA